One Capra hircus breed San Clemente chromosome 29, ASM170441v1, whole genome shotgun sequence genomic region harbors:
- the SYT12 gene encoding synaptotagmin-12 isoform X1 — protein MLGMCSVAGGGDPLKPPPLTLFSLPVSPPAAGGMAVDVAEYHLSVIKSPPDWEVGVYAAGALALLGIAAVSLWKLWTSGSFPSPSPFPNYDYRYLQQKYGETYAEARQKRVPAWNAQRASTRGPPSRKGSLSIEDTFESISELGPLELMGRELDLAPYGTLRKSQSADSLNSVSSVSNNFGQDFTLGQVEVSMDYDAASHTLHVAVLQGKDLLEREEASFESCFMRVSLLPDEQIVGISRIQRNAYSIFFDEKFSIPLDPAALEEKSLRFSVFGIDEDERNVSTGVVELKLSVLDLPLQPFSGWLYLQDQNKAADAVGEILLSLSYLPTAERLTVVVVKAKNLIWTNDKTTADPFVKVYLLQDGRKMSKKKTAVKRDDPNPVFNEAMIFSVPAIVLQDLSLRVTVAESSSDGRGDNVGHVIIGPSASGMGTTHWNQMLATLRRPVSMWHPVRRN, from the exons ATGCTGGGCATGTGCAGCGTGGCGGGGGGTGGTGACCCTCTGAAGCCCCCTCCACTGACTCTCTTCTCCCTTCCAGTCTCACCCCCAGCAGCAGGCGGCATGGCCGTGGACGTGGCAGAATATCACTTGAGCG TCATCAAGAGCCCCCCTGACTGGGAGGTGGGTGTCTACGCCGCTGGGGCGCTGGCTCTGCTGGGAATTGCAGCCGTGAGCCTGTGGAAGCTCTGGACGTCGGGGAgcttccccagcccctccccgttTCCAAACTATGACTACAGATACCTTCAGCAGAAGTACGGCGAGACCTACGCGGAGGCCAGGCAGAAG AGAGTGCCTGCCTGGAATGCGCAGCGCGCCAGCACTAGGGGGCCCCCCAGTCGCAAAGGCAGCCTCAGCATCGAGGACACCTTTGAAAGCATCAGCGAGCTGGGGCCCCTGGAGCTGATGGGCCGGGAGCTGGACCTGGCCCCCTACGGCACCCTCCGGAAATCCCAGTCGGCTGACTCCCTGAACTCCGTCTCCTCCGTGAGCAACAACTTCGGGCAGGACTTCACGCTGGGCCAGGTGGAGGTGAGCATGGACTACGACGCCGCCTCCCACACCCTCCACGTGGCTGTGCTGCAGGGCAAGGACCTCCTGGAGCGGGAGGAAGCCAGCTTCGAGTCTTGTTTCATGCGTGTCAGCCTGCTGCCGGACGAACAGATTGTGGGCATTTCCCGG ATCCAGAGGAATGCCTACTCCATCTTCTTCGATGAGAAATTCTCCATCCCGCTGGACCCCGCAGCCCTGGAGGAGAAGAGCCTGCGGTTTTCAGTGTTTGGCATCGATGAAGATGAGCGGAATGTGAGCACGGGGGTGGTGGAGCTGAAGCTGTCTGTCCTTGACCTCCCGCTACAGCCCTTCAGCGGCTGGCTCTACCTGCAGGACCAGAACAAG GCTGCCGACGCCGTGGGCGAGATCCTACTGTCCCTCAGCTACCTCCCGACAGCCGAGCGCCTGACCGTGGTCGTGGTGAAAGCCAAGAATCTCATCTGGACCAACGACAAGACCACAGCGG atccctttgtcAAGGTGTACCTGCTGCAGGATGGAAGGAAGATGAGCAAAAAGAAGACAGCTGTGAAGAGGGACGACCCTAACCCAGTGTTCAATGAAGCCATGATCTTCTCTGTGCCGGCCATTGTGCTCCAG GACCTGTCTCTCCGTGTGACGGTGGCTGAGAGCAGCAGTGACGGCCGTGGGGACAACGTGGGCCACGTCATCATCGGGCCGTCGGCCAGTGGCATGGGCACCACCCACTGGAACCAGATGCTGGCCACGCTGCGCAGGCCCGTGTCCATGTGGCACCCTGTCCGGCGAAACTAA
- the SYT12 gene encoding synaptotagmin-12 isoform X2, with product MAVDVAEYHLSVIKSPPDWEVGVYAAGALALLGIAAVSLWKLWTSGSFPSPSPFPNYDYRYLQQKYGETYAEARQKRVPAWNAQRASTRGPPSRKGSLSIEDTFESISELGPLELMGRELDLAPYGTLRKSQSADSLNSVSSVSNNFGQDFTLGQVEVSMDYDAASHTLHVAVLQGKDLLEREEASFESCFMRVSLLPDEQIVGISRIQRNAYSIFFDEKFSIPLDPAALEEKSLRFSVFGIDEDERNVSTGVVELKLSVLDLPLQPFSGWLYLQDQNKAADAVGEILLSLSYLPTAERLTVVVVKAKNLIWTNDKTTADPFVKVYLLQDGRKMSKKKTAVKRDDPNPVFNEAMIFSVPAIVLQDLSLRVTVAESSSDGRGDNVGHVIIGPSASGMGTTHWNQMLATLRRPVSMWHPVRRN from the exons ATGGCCGTGGACGTGGCAGAATATCACTTGAGCG TCATCAAGAGCCCCCCTGACTGGGAGGTGGGTGTCTACGCCGCTGGGGCGCTGGCTCTGCTGGGAATTGCAGCCGTGAGCCTGTGGAAGCTCTGGACGTCGGGGAgcttccccagcccctccccgttTCCAAACTATGACTACAGATACCTTCAGCAGAAGTACGGCGAGACCTACGCGGAGGCCAGGCAGAAG AGAGTGCCTGCCTGGAATGCGCAGCGCGCCAGCACTAGGGGGCCCCCCAGTCGCAAAGGCAGCCTCAGCATCGAGGACACCTTTGAAAGCATCAGCGAGCTGGGGCCCCTGGAGCTGATGGGCCGGGAGCTGGACCTGGCCCCCTACGGCACCCTCCGGAAATCCCAGTCGGCTGACTCCCTGAACTCCGTCTCCTCCGTGAGCAACAACTTCGGGCAGGACTTCACGCTGGGCCAGGTGGAGGTGAGCATGGACTACGACGCCGCCTCCCACACCCTCCACGTGGCTGTGCTGCAGGGCAAGGACCTCCTGGAGCGGGAGGAAGCCAGCTTCGAGTCTTGTTTCATGCGTGTCAGCCTGCTGCCGGACGAACAGATTGTGGGCATTTCCCGG ATCCAGAGGAATGCCTACTCCATCTTCTTCGATGAGAAATTCTCCATCCCGCTGGACCCCGCAGCCCTGGAGGAGAAGAGCCTGCGGTTTTCAGTGTTTGGCATCGATGAAGATGAGCGGAATGTGAGCACGGGGGTGGTGGAGCTGAAGCTGTCTGTCCTTGACCTCCCGCTACAGCCCTTCAGCGGCTGGCTCTACCTGCAGGACCAGAACAAG GCTGCCGACGCCGTGGGCGAGATCCTACTGTCCCTCAGCTACCTCCCGACAGCCGAGCGCCTGACCGTGGTCGTGGTGAAAGCCAAGAATCTCATCTGGACCAACGACAAGACCACAGCGG atccctttgtcAAGGTGTACCTGCTGCAGGATGGAAGGAAGATGAGCAAAAAGAAGACAGCTGTGAAGAGGGACGACCCTAACCCAGTGTTCAATGAAGCCATGATCTTCTCTGTGCCGGCCATTGTGCTCCAG GACCTGTCTCTCCGTGTGACGGTGGCTGAGAGCAGCAGTGACGGCCGTGGGGACAACGTGGGCCACGTCATCATCGGGCCGTCGGCCAGTGGCATGGGCACCACCCACTGGAACCAGATGCTGGCCACGCTGCGCAGGCCCGTGTCCATGTGGCACCCTGTCCGGCGAAACTAA